A genomic stretch from uncultured Pseudodesulfovibrio sp. includes:
- a CDS encoding radical SAM protein, translating to MACIRFFHPEPPPVSGRVWPVFLPFAGCPYRCAFCAQDKQTGRDHIDLQAVFRELERDLEQAMERGRGPYEVAFYGGTFTALPSPWPTKFLALASRFRALGLISRIRCSTRPDCVDVSSLVEFRNQGLDMVELGIQSFDDSALCQASRGYSGDTASRACEYVKEAGIALGIQLLPGLPGDRPGLFATDVVKTAAFEPEVARLYPCLVIEGTALASLWEQGKYVPWSLSRAKKELALALGVLWDSGTRVIRMGLAPEETLEKSILDGPWHPALGQTVRGMALLEVVRNHVERFGRKPKGVQVPRRYQGELFGHGGELIEAYEELGVDKTIIHYVNEKDFILF from the coding sequence ATGGCCTGTATTCGTTTTTTCCATCCTGAACCCCCCCCCGTTTCCGGTCGTGTCTGGCCGGTGTTTTTGCCATTTGCCGGATGTCCGTACCGCTGTGCCTTTTGTGCTCAGGATAAGCAGACCGGCAGGGACCACATCGATCTTCAAGCCGTTTTTCGTGAGCTGGAACGAGATTTGGAGCAGGCCATGGAACGCGGAAGAGGTCCGTATGAAGTGGCCTTTTATGGTGGTACATTCACAGCGTTGCCCTCCCCATGGCCTACCAAATTCCTTGCCCTTGCCTCTCGCTTTAGGGCGCTCGGCCTTATATCCCGTATCCGTTGTTCCACCCGGCCCGATTGTGTTGATGTTTCTTCTCTTGTCGAGTTTCGGAATCAGGGGCTTGATATGGTAGAGTTGGGGATTCAATCTTTTGACGACAGTGCTTTATGTCAAGCAAGTCGTGGGTACAGTGGGGATACGGCCAGTCGTGCCTGCGAGTATGTAAAGGAAGCCGGAATCGCCCTCGGTATCCAGCTTTTGCCCGGCCTCCCGGGAGATCGTCCCGGCCTTTTTGCCACAGATGTGGTAAAAACCGCTGCCTTTGAACCAGAGGTTGCCCGGCTCTATCCGTGCCTTGTCATTGAAGGCACGGCTCTTGCTTCGCTCTGGGAACAAGGAAAGTATGTTCCATGGTCCCTGTCTCGTGCCAAAAAGGAACTTGCCTTGGCTCTTGGCGTTTTGTGGGACAGTGGAACGAGAGTGATTCGGATGGGATTGGCCCCGGAGGAGACTCTGGAAAAGTCTATTCTGGATGGCCCGTGGCATCCTGCTCTGGGGCAGACGGTGCGTGGCATGGCTCTGCTGGAAGTTGTCCGTAATCATGTCGAACGGTTTGGGAGGAAACCCAAGGGGGTGCAAGTCCCTCGTCGATATCAGGGGGAACTGTTCGGGCATGGCGGAGAGCTTATTGAAGCCTATGAGGAACTTGGCGTGGATAAAACGATTATTCACTATGTGAATGAGAAAGATTTCATTCTGTTCTAA
- a CDS encoding methyltransferase domain-containing protein — MSELQREYDKGTNLIQYIRTETGQKDVSARIILKSYDIQAGSYIASLSEPGVPTFQKERAEDIVTNLKGLKFDSLVEAGCGEATTLVYLLNALTSRPSRIAGFDISWSRIKFARHHATDNGILGNFFMGEMTHIPLPSNSYDMVFTSHAIEPNRGTEREILAEIHRVSSRYAALVEPCYELATSEMREHMDTHRYCKDLAHHAEAAGFTILKHHLLEKTNKGRTMILLLEKDLSDNTAVEEFACPQCATELTPHAGHLYCKECMTMYPIIDSIPCLRKENGIIASKFLNNPV; from the coding sequence ATGTCTGAGCTCCAAAGAGAGTATGATAAGGGAACGAACCTTATTCAATACATACGCACGGAAACCGGTCAGAAAGACGTCTCTGCACGAATAATTCTTAAAAGCTATGATATACAGGCTGGTTCTTACATCGCATCATTGTCCGAACCCGGCGTCCCGACATTCCAGAAGGAACGGGCTGAGGACATTGTGACAAATTTGAAAGGACTCAAATTTGATTCCCTCGTGGAAGCGGGGTGTGGAGAGGCCACCACCTTGGTCTACCTGCTCAATGCACTGACCAGTCGTCCATCCCGAATTGCTGGATTCGACATATCGTGGTCACGAATCAAGTTTGCCCGACATCACGCAACAGACAATGGAATCCTAGGGAATTTCTTCATGGGTGAAATGACGCATATTCCCCTACCCTCCAATTCCTACGACATGGTTTTCACCTCCCATGCAATAGAGCCGAATCGAGGGACAGAACGGGAAATCCTGGCTGAAATTCATCGTGTAAGTTCCCGGTATGCCGCTCTTGTGGAGCCCTGCTATGAACTCGCAACCTCGGAAATGCGCGAACACATGGACACTCATCGCTATTGCAAAGATCTGGCGCATCACGCTGAGGCCGCAGGCTTTACCATCCTTAAACATCATTTGCTGGAAAAAACCAACAAAGGGCGGACCATGATTTTGTTGCTGGAGAAAGACCTCTCAGACAACACAGCCGTCGAAGAATTTGCCTGTCCCCAATGCGCAACAGAGCTCACGCCCCATGCTGGACACCTCTACTGCAAGGAGTGCATGACAATGTATCCGATTATAGATTCCATTCCTTGCCTGCGAAAAGAAAACGGTATTATTGCCAGTAAATTTCTCAACAATCCGGTGTAG
- a CDS encoding Gfo/Idh/MocA family oxidoreductase, giving the protein MQKFALVGCGRISQKYGQLLSGGEIAGAGLTAVCDIQEERASALAEKTGVPYFTDAHEMIRVMGEAIDVIAVLTESGNHAVLTMELAQYGKHIVVEKPMALRLEDADAMIRVCDEAGIKLFVVKQNRLNYPVIKLRQALEAGRFGKLTMGTVRVRWCRRQEYYDQDEWRGTWAMDGGVFANQASHHIDLLEWMLGEPVSVFAKSRTALVDVEVEDTGVAIITFASGAIGVVEATNATRPVDLEGSISILGEKGSVEIGGFAVNEMKVWNFETPEPGDEEVLQEYRTNPPDVYGFGHIEYLNQVVDCIEKGSPSLVDGLEGRKSLELINAIYESIETGREVRLRFQAQYCKLGHSNDS; this is encoded by the coding sequence ATGCAGAAATTTGCTCTTGTAGGATGTGGAAGAATCTCTCAGAAATACGGACAGTTATTGTCTGGCGGTGAGATTGCCGGTGCAGGATTAACTGCGGTTTGCGATATTCAGGAGGAGCGTGCTTCGGCTCTGGCTGAGAAGACGGGAGTTCCCTATTTTACGGACGCGCATGAAATGATCCGGGTTATGGGCGAAGCTATCGATGTCATTGCTGTTCTTACTGAAAGTGGCAACCATGCCGTATTGACAATGGAATTGGCTCAATATGGTAAACATATAGTAGTCGAAAAGCCCATGGCCTTGCGCCTCGAGGATGCCGACGCGATGATCCGGGTCTGCGACGAGGCCGGGATTAAGCTGTTTGTGGTCAAACAGAATCGCCTCAATTATCCGGTGATCAAACTTCGTCAGGCGCTTGAAGCTGGTCGATTCGGTAAATTGACCATGGGAACCGTGCGTGTGCGGTGGTGTCGCAGGCAGGAATACTACGATCAGGACGAGTGGCGCGGTACCTGGGCGATGGATGGCGGTGTATTCGCCAATCAGGCCAGTCATCATATTGACCTGCTTGAATGGATGCTAGGTGAGCCGGTGTCCGTGTTTGCCAAGAGCAGGACCGCTCTGGTGGACGTGGAGGTGGAGGATACGGGTGTTGCCATCATAACCTTTGCCAGTGGCGCTATAGGTGTTGTTGAGGCCACCAATGCAACGCGTCCCGTTGATCTTGAAGGTTCCATTTCAATTCTTGGTGAGAAAGGCTCGGTGGAGATCGGCGGCTTTGCCGTCAACGAGATGAAAGTGTGGAATTTTGAGACTCCCGAGCCGGGGGATGAAGAGGTTTTGCAGGAGTATCGGACCAACCCCCCGGATGTGTATGGTTTTGGACACATCGAATATTTGAATCAGGTCGTGGATTGTATTGAAAAGGGCAGCCCTTCACTGGTGGACGGTCTCGAGGGCCGGAAGTCACTGGAGCTTATTAATGCCATTTATGAATCCATCGAAACCGGCAGGGAGGTTCGTCTGCGGTTTCAGGCTCAATATTGCAAGCTGGGGCATTCCAATGACAGTTGA
- a CDS encoding NAD+ synthase — protein MKIGVLQLNPVVGDIIGNAARIADAAKEAARRGVDLCMTSEMALTGYPPRDLLLYGSFVARARQQAEELARVLKDAPPLLLGSVEQNIRGQGKPAFNCALFCEDGKIRQTIRKTLLPTYDVFDEARYFEPAPTGSSENNILRFNGRTIAVTICEDAWNDKDYWDTRSYARDPLEEAANHDPDMILNLSASPLFLGKQHLRENMLGAVARKYAVPLIYTNQIGGNDDLVFDGRSCAFAADGKLMARAPGFEEVVFIVDLDGQNTIADDDFSREAETWHALVLGTRDYVHKSGFTKGLVGLSGGIDSAVTAVVAAEALGVDNVTGVLMPSPYSSQGSVDDSLALAENIGIKTWTLPIEPIMESFETALAEPFAGCAQDTTEENIQSRIRGNLLMAMSNKFGSLLLTTGNKSELAVGYCTIYGDMSGGYAVISDVDKTGVFALARWYNDHVRPDIPEIIITKPPSAELRPDQMDQDSLPDYAILDGILALHIEQQKSRQEIIAEGYDPEVVEKVLRLVRFAEFKRRQAAPGIKLTPRSFGTGWRMPLACKREL, from the coding sequence ATGAAAATCGGTGTACTCCAACTCAACCCTGTGGTCGGGGATATTATCGGCAATGCGGCCAGAATTGCGGATGCAGCCAAAGAAGCTGCTCGGCGCGGCGTGGACCTGTGCATGACTTCCGAGATGGCCCTGACCGGCTACCCACCTCGCGATCTGCTCCTGTATGGCAGTTTTGTGGCCCGCGCCCGGCAGCAGGCCGAGGAGCTGGCTCGCGTCCTGAAGGACGCCCCGCCACTCCTGCTCGGTTCAGTAGAACAGAACATCAGAGGCCAAGGCAAACCGGCCTTCAACTGCGCCCTGTTCTGCGAAGACGGTAAAATCCGCCAGACAATCAGAAAAACACTGCTGCCCACCTACGATGTCTTCGACGAAGCCCGGTATTTCGAACCGGCTCCCACGGGCAGTTCCGAGAACAACATCCTCCGGTTCAACGGACGAACCATTGCCGTAACCATCTGTGAAGATGCCTGGAACGACAAGGATTACTGGGACACCCGCTCCTATGCCCGTGACCCGCTGGAAGAAGCTGCCAATCATGATCCGGACATGATCCTGAACCTGTCCGCGTCACCGCTTTTTCTCGGCAAACAGCACCTGCGCGAAAACATGCTCGGAGCCGTGGCCCGCAAGTATGCCGTTCCGCTCATTTACACGAACCAGATCGGCGGCAATGACGATTTGGTTTTTGACGGCCGATCCTGCGCCTTCGCGGCAGACGGTAAACTCATGGCCCGTGCGCCGGGATTTGAAGAAGTTGTTTTCATCGTGGATCTCGACGGCCAGAACACCATTGCCGACGACGATTTTTCACGCGAGGCCGAAACCTGGCACGCACTGGTGCTCGGAACCCGCGACTATGTCCACAAAAGCGGCTTTACCAAAGGACTTGTCGGACTGTCCGGCGGCATTGACTCCGCCGTGACTGCCGTGGTGGCGGCAGAGGCTCTCGGTGTGGACAACGTGACCGGGGTGCTCATGCCATCGCCCTATTCCAGTCAGGGCAGCGTTGACGACTCCCTGGCTCTGGCTGAGAACATCGGCATCAAGACATGGACGCTGCCCATTGAGCCTATCATGGAGTCGTTCGAAACAGCCCTGGCCGAACCGTTTGCCGGTTGCGCACAGGACACCACTGAAGAGAACATCCAGTCCCGTATCCGAGGCAACCTGCTCATGGCCATGTCCAACAAGTTCGGTTCCCTGCTCCTGACCACGGGTAACAAATCCGAACTGGCTGTGGGATACTGCACCATCTACGGCGACATGTCCGGCGGGTACGCGGTCATCTCGGACGTGGACAAGACCGGCGTGTTCGCGCTGGCCCGCTGGTACAATGACCACGTACGGCCCGACATCCCGGAAATAATCATCACCAAGCCGCCGTCCGCCGAGCTCAGGCCGGACCAGATGGACCAGGATTCCCTGCCGGATTACGCCATTCTTGATGGCATCCTCGCCCTGCACATCGAGCAGCAGAAATCACGGCAGGAGATCATTGCAGAAGGGTATGACCCAGAAGTTGTGGAAAAGGTATTGAGACTGGTTCGTTTCGCTGAATTCAAACGGAGACAAGCCGCACCAGGCATCAAGCTCACACCCCGCTCGTTTGGTACGGGATGGCGCATGCCCCTGGCGTGCAAGCGGGAACTCTAG
- a CDS encoding glycosyltransferase family 4 protein gives MKIVSITPDIDSGGAAKSLYLLSRQIVADGHELHIISIAKPSRTKRKVEELREMGVGVDYYNIPYFPLKLHVCPIPFWKNVRRSVENRAEYKRLADRVREINPDIIHYNSYTTLLISLWLRKYPAILHAREVLIEPAKSIFLARMLMQKSISEVIGITPAEGQQAERLFSLPTTVVNNWPEAPLIHTPMPPDTPLVYGVFSHITPIKGHLECVKACALAADGLRKASVTVRLFGGRVPIHEEYYQQVLDEVERSNLHDIVDFRGFTDHPEEEMRKTHLVVRPDVTGQPWGRDVIEAMCLGRPVLAFGKDDFFVKRDLTGRLESPGDVQALADAMVDLADYEKLTRLGASAFAFAQSHFDPVGNPRRIIERMDHIVSHA, from the coding sequence GTGAAAATCGTCTCCATAACTCCTGATATAGACAGCGGCGGAGCCGCTAAAAGTCTGTACCTTCTTTCGCGGCAGATTGTGGCTGACGGACATGAATTACATATTATTTCCATAGCAAAGCCGTCCAGAACCAAGCGTAAGGTGGAGGAATTACGGGAAATGGGGGTGGGCGTAGATTATTATAATATTCCGTACTTCCCGCTCAAGCTCCATGTCTGTCCTATCCCATTTTGGAAAAACGTCCGTCGCTCTGTGGAAAACAGGGCAGAGTACAAGCGGTTGGCTGATCGGGTTCGGGAGATTAACCCTGATATAATCCATTATAACAGTTATACTACATTGCTGATTTCGTTGTGGCTGAGAAAGTACCCGGCCATCCTTCATGCCCGTGAAGTGCTTATTGAACCGGCAAAGTCCATATTTTTGGCCAGAATGCTCATGCAGAAAAGTATTAGTGAGGTCATCGGCATCACGCCTGCTGAGGGACAGCAGGCCGAGCGATTGTTTTCACTCCCCACGACGGTGGTCAATAACTGGCCGGAAGCCCCTCTCATCCATACGCCCATGCCCCCTGATACTCCCCTTGTTTATGGGGTGTTTTCTCATATCACACCCATCAAGGGGCATCTTGAATGCGTCAAGGCGTGCGCTCTGGCTGCGGACGGACTGCGCAAGGCGAGTGTGACGGTGCGTCTCTTTGGTGGACGTGTTCCCATTCACGAGGAATATTATCAGCAAGTGCTTGATGAAGTGGAGCGTTCGAATTTGCATGACATTGTGGATTTCAGGGGGTTTACGGACCATCCGGAAGAGGAGATGCGCAAGACGCATCTCGTAGTCCGTCCTGATGTGACTGGGCAACCGTGGGGTCGGGATGTCATAGAAGCAATGTGTTTGGGCCGGCCGGTACTTGCCTTTGGCAAGGATGATTTTTTTGTCAAACGAGATTTGACCGGCCGCTTGGAATCCCCGGGGGATGTTCAGGCACTGGCCGACGCCATGGTTGATCTGGCTGATTATGAAAAACTGACTCGACTCGGAGCATCAGCGTTTGCTTTTGCCCAGAGCCATTTTGATCCCGTTGGCAACCCCCGGCGTATCATCGAACGCATGGACCACATCGTCTCGCATGCCTGA
- a CDS encoding DapH/DapD/GlmU-related protein: protein MTVEIASTAVIHDNVVFEGSARVEDWCVVGSLPVGEADAPKTIIGDGAVIRSHTVIYAGSTIGKNFVTGNKANIREECSIGDDVSVGTMAVVEHHVTLGNGVRLHSQSFVPEHCVLEDGAWLGPNAVLTNTRYPLSVEAKVSPRPVRLCRGAIVGANATVLPGVVVGADSLVGAGSVVVKDVVEGTVVAGNPARIIRDKSELPYV from the coding sequence ATGACAGTTGAGATTGCATCGACTGCAGTCATCCATGACAATGTGGTTTTTGAAGGTTCTGCACGAGTGGAGGATTGGTGCGTGGTGGGATCTCTTCCTGTCGGAGAGGCCGATGCCCCGAAAACCATCATAGGAGATGGGGCTGTGATCCGTTCGCATACCGTCATTTATGCAGGCAGTACTATCGGAAAGAACTTTGTGACTGGCAACAAAGCCAATATCCGCGAAGAGTGCAGCATTGGCGATGACGTGAGCGTGGGGACCATGGCTGTCGTTGAACATCATGTCACTCTTGGTAACGGCGTGCGGTTGCATAGTCAGTCGTTTGTGCCGGAGCATTGTGTTCTTGAAGACGGTGCTTGGCTCGGACCAAATGCCGTGTTGACCAACACGCGGTATCCCCTGTCTGTTGAGGCCAAGGTTTCCCCCCGTCCTGTACGGTTGTGTCGAGGGGCCATTGTCGGGGCAAATGCCACGGTGCTTCCCGGCGTGGTGGTGGGTGCCGACAGTCTTGTTGGTGCAGGCAGTGTGGTGGTGAAAGACGTTGTGGAAGGGACTGTTGTGGCGGGAAATCCGGCCCGGATAATCCGGGATAAAAGCGAACTTCCGTATGTGTAA
- a CDS encoding DegT/DnrJ/EryC1/StrS family aminotransferase: MKIPLVDLTAQRRPIQSELDQAIQSVIRDNSFIQGSYAKAFEREFATFCQADFCVGVGNGTDALFLALRALGVGAGDEVLVPAMTFVATAEAVNMVGATPVFVDVEQGFCTMNTDELQHKVTSRTKAVIPVHLYGHPVDMTAIEVFAHEHGLFVVQDAAQSHGATVDGKPLAAFGDCCCYSFYPGKNLGAYGDAGGVVTHNAELAERIRKFANHGRTEKYGHDFPGVNSRLDGIQAAVLSVKLQYLDRWTEARRQVARWYDEGLSGAAGIVSPICRAGAGHVYHLYVIQCQDRDRLRKHLAEHGIASGIHYPTALPFLFAYAEFGHMPNDFPVAHALQDRVLSLPMYPELEEGQVARICDVISDWEKQQ, translated from the coding sequence ATGAAAATACCCCTAGTAGACCTCACTGCTCAGCGCAGGCCCATTCAATCTGAACTGGATCAAGCCATTCAGTCCGTTATCAGGGACAATTCATTTATTCAGGGGTCGTATGCCAAGGCCTTTGAACGCGAATTTGCCACGTTTTGTCAGGCAGATTTTTGTGTTGGTGTAGGGAATGGAACAGATGCCCTGTTTCTCGCTCTTCGTGCGCTTGGTGTCGGTGCGGGAGATGAAGTGCTCGTTCCGGCCATGACGTTTGTAGCTACCGCCGAGGCCGTGAATATGGTCGGGGCGACACCTGTTTTCGTGGATGTGGAGCAGGGGTTCTGCACGATGAATACTGACGAGTTGCAACACAAGGTGACCTCGCGCACCAAGGCAGTCATTCCTGTTCATTTGTATGGTCATCCTGTGGATATGACAGCCATCGAGGTCTTTGCCCACGAGCATGGTTTGTTTGTTGTTCAGGATGCAGCTCAGTCTCATGGGGCCACGGTTGACGGCAAGCCCCTTGCCGCTTTTGGTGATTGTTGCTGTTACAGTTTTTATCCAGGCAAGAACCTTGGCGCGTACGGGGATGCCGGTGGGGTGGTCACTCATAATGCAGAGTTGGCTGAGCGCATCAGAAAATTTGCCAACCATGGCCGTACGGAAAAATACGGGCATGACTTCCCTGGCGTGAACTCTCGTCTTGACGGTATTCAGGCAGCCGTGCTGTCCGTCAAACTGCAATACCTTGATCGGTGGACTGAAGCTCGTCGTCAGGTTGCACGATGGTATGATGAAGGATTGTCAGGTGCTGCGGGAATTGTCAGCCCTATATGTAGAGCTGGTGCCGGTCATGTGTACCACTTGTACGTCATTCAATGCCAGGACCGGGATCGACTGCGAAAACATCTTGCGGAACACGGTATAGCCTCAGGAATTCATTACCCCACAGCTCTTCCATTTCTTTTTGCCTATGCCGAATTTGGACATATGCCGAATGATTTTCCTGTGGCTCATGCGTTACAAGATCGAGTTCTGTCTCTACCCATGTACCCGGAGCTGGAAGAAGGGCAGGTTGCCAGGATTTGTGACGTGATATCGGATTGGGAAAAACAGCAATGA
- a CDS encoding methyltransferase domain-containing protein, with product MRILFVQQTPDLRSATFARMLHAAGCETDIFHLISGSASRAPGLFTAPFSRCLHPEDYHDLAAIAGRYDLTVCQLPSGELAGMCRSLPYPCLFDLTEHGEIPKDWHPNNTHGILCVPQSKHTIKKDIILPTGILFDDLPPGPLFPGKTEAENPSVCVPLNFGDMEDQLPRWVIEEFEEAGITLKPIRLYGENHSVWDSLTALITDISSSSAALLPLGCTPSDGRLALVHAAGLPALSLDNIAVSAEAVTNLQQGMVRPIFDSACAMRTVQDVRDQGPLLDTSTSELFTVCERLARKHIHTRGATVDEALVNLLDRPKHDVLQTVAENDRENCTDTLHLMEDNEIQEVLLAASETEDQHIFNFPLRPRTSHEDQLMGQIRTESWWMETLSDYFEDVRSSGNQKDGHFTCQVQMQSRTWDDTIHLCSKWQTATQNRLTRYRAAWHILSDLLPWEGRILFIGSNPLCQNFYTADFFGVDTVIHVDPDPTNNPDVVAYGEDLSTIEDQSIDGVAYFGTPYVMNNPQTFMAEASRVLKPGGLLSGGFNGLAARWTGKPYVTGACKESSEQWTFTPREIIRLHPEDMRLTHLWRTGNCYTYTSALKRG from the coding sequence ATGCGAATACTTTTTGTGCAACAAACCCCGGACCTGCGAAGTGCTACTTTTGCCAGGATGCTCCACGCGGCAGGATGCGAAACCGATATATTCCATCTGATTTCCGGCTCAGCTTCTCGTGCACCGGGACTCTTCACCGCTCCATTCTCTCGCTGTCTCCATCCGGAGGATTATCACGACCTCGCAGCCATAGCCGGACGGTATGACCTCACTGTTTGTCAACTCCCATCAGGAGAATTGGCAGGGATGTGCCGTTCTCTCCCCTACCCATGTCTTTTTGATCTCACTGAACACGGCGAAATCCCAAAAGATTGGCACCCTAACAACACACATGGAATTCTTTGCGTCCCCCAGTCAAAGCACACGATAAAAAAGGATATTATATTACCCACTGGCATCCTCTTTGACGACCTACCCCCCGGTCCGCTTTTTCCTGGCAAGACAGAGGCCGAGAATCCATCGGTATGTGTCCCCCTCAATTTCGGGGACATGGAAGACCAGTTACCACGATGGGTCATTGAAGAGTTTGAGGAAGCGGGTATCACTCTCAAGCCAATTCGCTTGTACGGTGAGAACCATTCTGTATGGGACAGCTTAACCGCCTTGATAACAGACATTTCGTCGTCCTCAGCCGCCCTCCTTCCTCTGGGATGCACCCCATCCGATGGAAGGCTCGCACTCGTTCACGCAGCAGGATTACCAGCACTGTCTCTGGACAATATTGCTGTATCCGCTGAAGCAGTGACCAACCTTCAACAAGGGATGGTCCGCCCCATCTTCGACTCGGCCTGCGCCATGCGTACCGTACAGGATGTCAGGGACCAGGGACCACTCCTCGACACGTCAACATCCGAACTGTTCACCGTATGCGAAAGGTTAGCCCGAAAGCACATCCATACGCGGGGAGCAACGGTCGACGAGGCTCTTGTCAATCTTCTTGATCGACCAAAGCACGATGTCTTGCAAACGGTTGCTGAGAATGATCGCGAGAACTGTACGGACACCCTTCACCTCATGGAAGATAATGAGATCCAAGAGGTACTGCTTGCCGCTTCCGAAACCGAAGATCAACACATCTTTAATTTCCCACTACGCCCGCGAACCAGTCATGAAGATCAATTGATGGGTCAAATCAGAACTGAGTCATGGTGGATGGAAACACTCTCCGACTATTTCGAGGATGTTCGATCCTCCGGAAATCAGAAGGATGGCCATTTCACCTGCCAAGTGCAAATGCAGTCACGGACGTGGGACGACACCATCCACCTCTGTTCAAAATGGCAGACAGCCACCCAAAACAGACTGACCAGGTACCGAGCGGCATGGCACATTTTGAGTGACCTGTTGCCGTGGGAAGGACGCATCCTGTTCATCGGGTCCAATCCTTTATGTCAAAATTTCTACACGGCTGACTTTTTCGGTGTGGACACGGTGATACACGTCGACCCGGACCCGACCAACAATCCTGACGTGGTTGCCTACGGCGAAGACCTTTCGACTATCGAAGACCAGAGCATCGACGGCGTGGCATACTTTGGCACCCCTTATGTCATGAACAACCCACAGACATTTATGGCGGAAGCTTCTCGGGTGTTGAAACCGGGTGGACTCCTGAGTGGCGGATTCAACGGTCTGGCTGCACGCTGGACCGGAAAACCATACGTCACAGGCGCATGCAAGGAATCGTCAGAACAATGGACATTCACACCTCGTGAAATAATCCGACTTCACCCGGAAGACATGCGGTTGACCCATCTGTGGCGCACCGGAAACTGTTATACTTATACCAGCGCGCTCAAGAGGGGGTAG